One Vallitalea longa genomic window, TGCCTAGAGTATCTGGACCTGGACGAGAAGCTGGTAAAGTATATATTAGTGAGACTACTGATAAAATATTCGTTGCTGCTTTGAAAGAGGCTGAGAAATTAGGCGACCAGTATATTTCTGTGGAGCATTTGTTCGTCTCATTTTTTGAACTTAACAAAAAAGAATATGTTGTTAGTTTACTTAATAAATACAATATTACTAAGAACGAAGTATTAAATGTTCTTAAGGCGATTAGGGGTAATCAGAGAGTGGTTTCTGATAATCCGGAGAATACTTATGAAGCTCTAACCAAATATGGACATGATTTGGTTAAAGAAGCAAGACAAAATAAACTTGATCCAGTTATAGGAAGAGATAGTGAGATTCGTCATACTATCAGGATATTATCAAGGAAAACCAAAAATAACCCTGTTTTGATTGGAGAGCCTGGTGTTGGTAAGACTGCGATTGCTGAAGGACTTGCTCATAGAATCGTTAAAGGGGATGTTCCGGAAGGAATAAAGGACAAGAAGATTATTTCTTTGGATTTAGGTGCTTTAGTAGCAGGAGCTAAGTATAGAGGAGAATTCGAAGAAAGATTTAAAGCGGTTTTAAAAGAAGTTAAAGATAGTAATGGTGAGGTTATACTATTTATTGATGAACTTCATACCATTGTAGGTGCTGGAAAGACTGAGGGTGCAATGGATGCAGGTAATATGTTGAAACCCATGTTAGCAAGAGGTGAGTTACATTGTATTGGGGCAACTACATTAGATGAGTATAGGAAATATATAGAGAAAGATTCTGCTCTAGAAAGAAGATTTCAACCTGTCATGGTAGATGAGCCTACAGTAGAAGATACTATATCAATCTTAAGAGGTCTAAGTGAGAGATATGAAGTATTTCATGGTGTCAAGATACAAGATACAGCGTTAGTTTCAGCAGCTGTCTTATCTAATAGATATATAACAGATAGATTTTTGCCAGATAAAGCTATAGACCTTGTAGATGAAGCATGTGCAATGATTAGGACCGAAATGGATTCTATGCCATCGGAGGTAGATGAAGTTTCTAGAAAAATTATTCAGCTGGAAATAGAAGAAGCAGCACTTATAAAAGAAAAAGATGATATGAGTAAAAGTAGATTGGCAAGGATTCAAAAAGAGCTTGCAGAGCATAGAGATACTTATAATTCTATGAAGGTTCAATGGGAAAACGAAAAACAAAACATAGAAAAAGTGCAGAACCTGAAAGAAGAATTAGAAAAAGTAGGTAGAGATATTGAGAAGGCTGAAAGAGAATATGATCTTAATAAAGCTGCTATGCTAAAATATGGACGTCTTCCAGAATTAAAAGCCCAATTAGAACAAGAACAGAAGAATATCGAGGCTAACAAGAATGAAAGTTCTTTATTAAGACAAAAAGTAACAGAAGAAGAAATAGCTGAAATAATATCTAGATGGACAGGAATACCACTTAGTAAATTAGTTTCTGGTGAAAGAGAAAAGCTATTGAAACTAAATGATATACTTCATAGAAGAGTAATAGGACAAAATGAAGCCATACAGACTGTAACAGATGCAATAATAAGATCAAGAGCTGGAATTAAGGACCCTAAGCGACCTATAGGTTCTTTTATATTTCTTGGACCAACTGGTGTAGGTAAGACAGAACTCGCTAAGGCAGTAGCAGAGGTGTTATTTGATACAGAAGACAATATAGTAAGAATTGATATGAGTGAATATATGGAAAAATTCTCAGTATCAAGACTTATAGGTGCACCTCCTGGATATGTTGGATATGAAGAAGGAGGACAATTGACCGAAGCGGTACGTAGAAAACCTTATTCAGTAGTTTTATTGGATGAAATAGAGAAAGCTCATCCAGATGTATTCAATATACTTCTACAGATACTTGATGATGGACGTATAACTGATTCACAAGGTAGGACAGTTGATTTTAAAAACACAATAATAATTATGACATCCAATATTGGATCAGAATATCTACTAGAAGGAATAAATTCAATGGGTGAAATAAGTGAAAAAGCTAGAAATGATGTGTCTAATTCACTAAATAGATATTTCAGACCAGAGTTTCTTAATAGGGTCGATGAAATTGTATTGTACAAACCATTAACAAAAGATAATTTAATGGATATAGTCGATTTATTGATTAATGAAATCTCTAAGCGATTGATTGAGAAAAGACTTAGTATCAGGATAACCGATAAAGCTAAAAATCATATTGTAGACGAAGGATATGATCCTGTATACGGAGCAAGACCGTTAAAAAGATATCTACAGAGAAATATTGAAACAATGATTGGTAGAGCAATAATATCATGTAATGTATCTGAGGGCAGTGAAATAGTAATCGATTATATTAATGATAAACTAATGATAATATAAGTATCCGTTAGACAATGAAATAGTGAATATAATTAAAAGAATAGACTTTAATCAGCAAACAATACTCTGAATTTAGAGTTCATTAGTGGAAAATGCTTATGTGGTGCTGATGGAGTCTTTTTTTTGTATAAAGATATGCAATGATGTACTTGTCATATGTGATGTTAATTAAAACACTAATACAATTATGTTATTAATGTATTATATTTAAAATGAATAGGTGAAATATATATTATATGGTAATATATTCAAAATTTGTCTTGACAGACGTAGATAAATATACTATACTTTAATCGAAATTGATATTCATTATCATTAAAAGTAGGAGGAATAAAATGAAAAGTAAAATTAATATTATAATATCATGTATGCTAGCTATTTCTTTAATGCTTGTAGGGTGTGCAAAGGATGCTGATGAGAATGAAGTGACGGATAAAGGAAATTATCATGGTAAAGAAGGAAAAATAACTATATATCTATCAGGACCAGAACAAATGCTTAATAAACTAGAAAGTGAATTCGAAAATGAAAATGGTGATGTGCTAGATCTTGTAATATTAGGATGTGGACCATTAAGGCAGAAAGTATGGACAGAGAAACAAGCTGGACAAATCCAAGCAGATGTAGTATGGGGTTCTGATCCATTGCTTTATCATGCTCTACAAAAAGAAGGAGATTTGGATAAATATACTCCTGAAGAATATGACAAAGTAAAAGACGAATATAAAGTAGGAGATAATTATTATACGATTGTAAATGAGAGATATGCAATAATAGCTTATAACAATGAGAAATTAAAAGATGATAATGTACCCGCTTCATTTGAAGATCTTAAGAAAGAGACTTATAAAGGTACTGTCGTAATGGCAAATGCGAACTATTCATCTACTGCTTTAGCAATTACTTCAGGTTTATATCAAATGAGTGATAATAATTGGGACTACATAAAAGCATTAAAAGAAAACAAATTGTTCTTTGCAAAATCTAATGGTCAAGTACCTTCTAAAATACAAGAGGGTGAATTTGATGTTGGAATTGCACCACATGATTCAATATTAAGGTTGCAGACAAAAGCTAAAAAAGAAGGTTATAAAATGCCCGTAGATATATGTTGGCCTGAAGAAGGGGCGCTTAAGATTCAAAGACCAGTTGCAATAATAAAAGATGATTCAAGACCAAGTGCCAATAAAGAAATAGCTGAAAAATTTGTAGATTTCTTAATATCAAAGAAAGCGCAAAATATTACTGTAGGGATGGGATTTATTAGTGTAAGAGAAGATTTATCATTGCCTAAAGGAATTCCTACAAATATAAATACTAGAGACATCGATTGGGGGTACGCTTATGAAAACGAAAGCTTACTTAGAGACGGGGTTAAAGAGATCATGGGACAATAAGAAAATAAATTACACATCACAGTTTGGTAAACAAGCTGTGATGTATATAATATTATTCTTATCAATCTTCATTATAATAATTTATCCATTAACAAATTTAATTCTTAAAAGCTTTGATATAGATGCTTTTTTTTCGTTATTTAAAGATAAATATGTCTATAAGAGTTTATTGAATACTTTGATTATAGGGGGAGGAGTAACTTTTTTTTCAATAATATTAGGAGGAAGTTTAGCTTGGCTAGTTGTGCGAACAGATTTCAAATATAAAAAGTTTGTTAGAACATTTGCTTTGATAGGCTTCATGATTCCTTCTTATATTCTCAGTATATCTTATATAGAAATTTTTTCTAAGAATGGTTACTTAAGTAGATTATTAAAATTATTATTCAATTATGATTATAATTTATTTCCATATTCAATAATATCAGTGATATTGGTCTTATCTATACATTTATATCCTTTGGCTTTTATGGCAATATCTAATGCTTTAGAAGCTTATTCTATGGATTATGAAGATGCGGCTTTCGTTTATGGAGCTAATAGAAAAAAAGTTATTAAGAGTATAACAATACCTATGATAATACCCAGTATTTTATCTATAGGAATATTGATTTTTAGCCGTTCCATGGCTAATTTTGGAGTACCTGCTGCATTAAGTCTTCCTATAGGGAAAGAAGTAGTTACTACAAAGATATTTGGATATTTATCTCATTTGGAATTAGTGAATGCTACTGTATTATCTGTAGTGCTGATAATTATTTCTGCTTGTATTTATATAATAAATTCAAAAATAATAAGTAAAAGGAAATATTCCAGTAGTACCAATAAAAAATTTAAGAATCCTCAGTTAGTTAAATTAGGTAAAGGAAAGAAAATAATCTCATTATTAGTTATTCTTTTTTGCTTATGTGTTACAGGTATTCCCTTAATGAGTATCATAATGACATCTTTTCTTAAACGTTGGGGATTGAAATTACAATTATGCAACTTTACATTAAATAATTATAGTACCTTATTTACTAATCCATATACTAACAGATCCTTCATAAATAGTTTATCATATGGAATAATAGGAGCAACAACAGCGGTTATAATAAGTTCGGCAGTATTATATTTATTCTATATAAATAAGAATAAGCTTACTAAACTATTTATGATTGTAGTTACTTGGCCTATAGCATTTCCTAATATCGTATTAGCTGTTGCAGCGACATTAAGTTTCATAAATAAGCCAATTAAGTTATATGGAACCAAATGGATTATTATTATTACATATATCGCTTTATTTATACCTATTGCAGTAAAAAATATGAGCGGAATTATAGAGAATGTGGATAGAAGTTTGATAAAGGCTTCAAAAATGTCAGGGGCAAGCATGTTTTGCACATTAAAAAACATTGTTATTCCATTGATAGCTCCAGGAATGACTTCAGCATGGATACTATGCTTTTTGATTGCATTAAGAGAAATACCAATATCTTTATTGTTATATAGTAGTGGAACTGAAACTCTAGGGGTAATGTTATTTACATTACAATCTAACTCTTATGGGCTTGAAATGACGTCTGCTTTGGCTGTGGTCATCATACTTATGAGTTTGATAGGAAATTTTATAATTAAAAAAGTTAGGAGACGACAATGATGATAAGTGGTATGATTAGAAGTATTAGTAAAAAATATAATGAAGTCAATGCTTTGAATGATATTAGCTTAGATATTTATAAAGGTGAATTGTTAAGTATTTTAGGTTCTAGCGGATGTGGTAAAAGTACTTTGCTATACTGTATAGCAGGACTTGAAAAACCAGATTGTGGTAATATAAATCTTAATGATAGGGTTTTATTTTCTAAAACTAAGAAGGTATTTATTCCTCCTGAAAAGAGAAATGTTAGTTTAGTGTTTCAAAATTATGCTCTTTGGCCACATATGAATATTTTTAAAAATGTAGCTTATCCTCTGCAAATAAGAAAAGTCAATAAATCGATTATTAAGAAAGAGGTATTCAATATACTAGATTTAGTTGGTTTATCTGGAAAAGAAAAAAAATATCCTTTTGAATTGAGTGGAGGGGAACAGCAAAGAGCAGCTGTAGCTAGGGGATTGATTATGAAGCCAGACATATTGTTATTGGATGAACCATTCTCTAATCTGGATGCAAAATTAAGAGAAAAAATGCAAGATGAATTAAAAAGAATTCAAAAACTGACTAAGCTAACAATGATTCATGTAACTCATGACCAAGAAGAGGCAATGAGGATTTCTGATAGAATTGCTATTATGAATAAAGGAAAATTACTTCAGATAGGTTGTCCTAGTGAAGTATATAAGAAACCAAAAGATACTTTTGTTGCAGGATTCATAGGAAAATCTAATTTGATTTCTTATGATAATATAAAAAAATATCTACCCCAAAATACTATATGTAAATATTCAAAAAGACATAAAGCTCAAACGATATTAGTAAGACCAGAGGACATATGTTTCACTAAAAACAACAATCAAGCAATAAATGGAACCATTACCAATAAATTCAATAAGGGAAGTGTGAATTTATATAATGTAAGAACTAACATATGCGAATTCTTGATCCAAACTGATAATAAGTGCGATTATCCCTTGAATACTAAAGTTAATATAAAGATCAAAAAGGGATGTGCAATATAATATTATCTATGATATTGAGCTGGATTAACATGAACAACTACATCTTCTATATGGTCAAATTCCATGAGAGATTTTTTTATCTGTGCTGATATGGAGTGTCCTTCGTATACTGTCATATTGGCATCAACAGATATTTTTACTATTAAAATAAAATTAAGACCTATTGGTTTGGAGTTGATATTATCTACATGGTCAAGTCCTTCTATATCCATAATTCGTTTTTCCATTTCTTTTTTCACTTTTGAATCTATATTAGTGTCCATAAGTACAGAATATGACTGGTTGAAAATTGAGACACCAGTATAGGCTATCCATAATGAAATTAAAACACCAACTATTCCATCGACGAAATAGATATTGTAATGACCAAGAATGACACTAAGTAATGTTAGTGATGATAGGAAAATATCATTTCTGTGATCTTGAGCGTTAGCAATAGCTAACAAGCTGTTATATTTTCTCCCGATATTGATAGAATAGAAGAATAGTACTAATTTAACAACAATTGCAGCTAAAGCAACGTATATAAGCCATGGTGAATAAGTGAATTCTTGTTTATTTATTAATGAATCGACTGACATCTTGAATATTGAAAATGCCACAAAAAACAATGAAAAACTTATTATCATTGAAAATATGTATTCTGCTTTTCCATGACCGTATGGATGTTCATCATCTTCAGGAGTGGAGGATATCTTATTACCGATAAAAGTAATAGTTGATGCAAAAACATCTCCGGCGCTATTGAGTCCATCAGCAATCATAGCTTGACTTTTGGTAAAGAAACCGATAATAAGTTTTATGACAAGTAAGAAAATATTACCTAGAATTCCTGATAGAGCGACTCTTTTGATTTTTGTATATTTAGTCATATTGTTCATTTCTAGATACCTCATTTATTAATATATTATCATTAAATGTAATAAATACATTTCCTTAGATTACCATTATATATTATTTTAAATCACTTATGCAAGTAAAAGTTTCATAATCTACATGTTATATGACATTATTTCAAAATAGGTATAAATCATTTGTTTTGAAGTATATCAGAACTATGATACTTTACAAAATAATACTTATTAAATAATTAAAAAGTCATATTATTGTAAAATAACTATGTTAATAGTTAAAAAAAATATTACCATATATAATTAAAAAATTACTAAATTGACTATTGAATATAACAAAATTATGTTATAATCTATATAGTCCATTTTAACTATTCAAATTATTTGAGTTTATGCAATAATAGATATTATGGACATAAAAATATAAACTATAAATATACAATTTATAAGCTAAGGGTGTATACTTCAAAGTAGGGGTGACATAATATATGAGATTTGTACCTGTTAATGGATTAATGGAAGGTATGTATGTTGGGAAAAGTTTGTATGATAAGAATAGTCAATTATTATTAAGCAAAGGAAGTATTATTCAGAAGTCATATATTGATAAGATATATGAAATGGGTTATCAAGGATTGTATGTTGAAGATTATATTTCTGCAGATATAGAAGTTAAGGATGTAATATCTGATGAATTAAGAAGAAATACAGTCAGAACAGTAAAAAATGTATTTATAGAAACACATGATAATAAAAAAACTAAAAAAAATAGTAATAATATTGATCAAACTAAATGTATGATAACTAATATAGTTGATGAAATACTTGAAAATAAAGATACATTAGTAAATCTTATTGATTTGAAAATGTTTGATGATTATACATTTTATCATTGCGTTAATGTCGCAGTTCTTTCTATAGTTCTTGGTACTTCAGTTGGGCTAAATAAAAATAACTTATATAATCTTGGCCTTGGTGCTATATTACATGATATAGGTAAGATGTTTATTGATAGTAGTATCCTTAATAAAAAAGGTAAATTAACTGATGAAGAATACAAATTCATACAAAAACATTCAGAGTATGGTTATAATTATTTAAAAGAAACGTATGAAATACCGTTATCATCATATATTGGAGTTTTGCAGCATCATGAAAGATATGATGGTACTGGCTATCCATTAAATAGATGTAAAGAAGATATTTCCTTATTTGGGAGAATAATTTGTATAGCTGATGTATATGATGCATTGACTTCAACTAGACCTTATAGAGAAGCTTTATTACCATCGGAAGCAATAGAATATATTATGGCTAATGGTGGGGTAATGTTTGATATTAATTTAACAAAAAAATTTGTTAAAAAAGTTGCACCGTTTCCTATTGGTACATGTGTTGAATTAAGTAATAGATACAAAGGTATCGTAGTTGAAAATTATGAAGAAGCTTGTTTGAGACCTAAAATAAAAATTATTGTAGATGATAACAGTAAAAAAGTGGATACTTTTTATTATAATCTAAAGGATGATAAAAATTTAAGGAATGTTACTATTACTTCCATTACTAATCTTAACTAGAAGTATAATAGGGCCTATCTTATGTACTAAGACAGACCCTGATTCTTAAATATTCTTATTTATTGATTAAGTGATTTATATCTAAATAAACAGGTAGTCCTTGTTTATATCTGATATTAGGTTCGCCGTATATTAGTGGTGATATATATTCTATGAGTTGTTCTGAAACATCACCGTTGTTTTCTGCTATCCATTTTATGGGGATCAATTTTTCTTTATTTGCTACTTTCTCAATATCTACATAATCAATAATGTATGTATAAGGTTCATTATTAGTTCTTATAAGAGTTACCATTTTTCCTGTGATACCTTTTACCGCATATTCTACTGCTTTCGCTCCTACTAGAAAAGCTTCATTAATATCTTGTAAAGATGCAATATGCATTGCGCTTCTTTGAAGTACATTAAGTTCGATGGAACGTACTTTGCAACCTAAGGATCTACTTACGATATGTTCCAGTGTTTTACCTGTTCCACTTAATTTTGCATGTCCAAAACAATCATCTAAAGAATTCTCACAAGATGAAATATAATTTCTGTCTTTATCTTTTATACCTTCCGATACAGCTACAATTATATTCTTTTTGGTTTTTTGAATTTGTTTTAGACTGTTTAAGAAATCATATATAGAAAATGGTACTTCTGGAAGATAGATCAAATCAGGAGAAGAATTGTGTTCAGTTCTGGCAAGTGCAGCAGCAGCAGTCAACCAACCAGCATTTCTTCCCATAATTTCGACAATAGTAACACTTGGTATATCATAAATATATGTATCATAAGATATTTCAAGCAGAGTAGTTGCTACAAATTTTGCAGCAGATCCAAATCCAGGAGTGTGATCAGTTCCAAATAAATCATTATCTATTGTTTTAGGTATTCCTATAACAGTTAAATCCTTATTATTATTCTTAGCGTATTTAGATAGTTTCAATACAGTATCCATAGAATCATTTCCGCCAATATAAAAGAAATATTTGATTTTTTTATGTTCTAATATATCAAAAATCAGTTTGTATTCAGTTTCATCTTCACTTGCTTCTGGAAGTTTATATCTGCAAGAACCCAAAAACATAGAAGGGGTAGTCTTTAATATTTCCAATTTATCTTTTGAATCTGCAAAAACAGATGTTAAATTTATTAGGTTATGATTTAAAATACCTTGTATTCCATTTATAGAACCATATACTGTATGTATATTAGGATTTTCTATAGATGAAGAAATAACACCACTTAAAGAGGCATTAATTACTGACGTTGGACCGCCTGATTGAGCAATAAGACAATTAGACATTAGTAAATCTCCTTCAAAAAAATTTTTATGAAATATTTTCCTCACAATTGTATATAATACATTATTTATTTCTTAAAAGCAATTTAAAAAGTTATGCTGAAAAGGTAAAATTTGATTGTATTTGTATAAGCAGCTTTGCATATAATAATAACGTAAAAGAGAAATGATTAAAATAACTTACTTGTATCATATATGAAACAAAAAATAAATATTCTAAGTATCAATTATAGACAAAATGAACAAAAAAAACTATAAATATTTTAAGTAATTTTCTTGCAAAATATGAAGATATATAGTATAATTAGGACACAGCAAAACAAGACAAAACAAGATGTCTCCTGGGATGTACGATAATCCTGTAATTTTGAACCTACATTAGCAATACGGGAGTTCTATATTTCAAAGTGGATGTCATGCCCTCATTATGGCGGGGAAGACAAAAGCTCTGTTGCGGACACCCACCTAACGTGAGTTAGGGATCAAAATTCAGGAAACGGCATATCCGGGTATACATATTATAGAAGTAACGTGACTTTGTCACTTTACTTTTATAAAAGTAAATTATGATAAAAATGAAAAAAGGTTACTATTAATTATAGTAACTTTTTTATAAAATAGAAAGGTTATACTTTCTATTTTTTATTTTATCTTTTTTGAGGGGTAGCATCTATTTTACCCATTGTTCTTTCTTTTAGAACGCCTTGAAAATTAATGTATTTGGTAAATTCAGCAAATACTGTATCAAATAATAAATCATATCCATCTTCATTTAAATGTACACCGTCTTCAGAAATGAATTTTTCATAATTATCTTGATTTATCATTTTACCGAAAAAATCAATAATTGGACAATTATAATCTTTAGACACTGTCTTAATTATATGTACATACTGATTTAATCTTGAATTGTTCCTAAGTGGTTTTGCTATAGTTTCATTAACTGGAGGTGGTGTAATCATAATAGGAATGGGTATACAATTATTTAAACCTGTTCTATTGTTATGTTCAATTATTCTACATATAATTTTTTCTAAATTTCCTTCAAATTCTTCTAATGATCTATATTTGTTGTTATTAGCACAATCGTTAGTACCAAATTGAATTAGAACAATATTTGGTTGATGAACTAATACTGAAGTTTCAACAGACTGTAATGCCTCTCTAGTGGTAATACCATTTTTACTAGAATTTACAATGTTCCAGTAAATTGAAGGATAGTAGCTTGGAATATATTTTTCAAGTCTATTAATGTAACTATGAGCCTTACCAATTCCATAACCATTTGAAATACTATCACCAAATCCAACTATTGTTGTCTTAATCATATGATTCCCTCCACTTTTAATTTAACATATTAGCTTTACACTATATGATAATACAAAATAACATTAATTCCAATAGTTTTTTTAAAAAACTTACAAATTACTTATGTTTTTCAATAGATCATAAAAACTAGGGAAAGATATATCTATGCAACTACTGTCAAGTATTTCAGTTGTTCCTTGAGCAGCAAGACCAGCTACTGCCAGTGACATAGCTACTCGATGGTCATTATAACTGTTAACAGTTGTTCCTGTTAATTGTGGAGAATGTGATATGATCATTCCATCTTCAGTTGCCAATATGTCAGCATTCATTTTACTTAATTCAGTTACCATGGCTTCTATACGATTTGATTCTTTAACTTTTAACTCAGCAGCGTCTTTAATTATTGTCTTACCTTCAGCAAAACAAGCAGCTACAGCGATTACGGGAATTTCATCAATCAATGTTGGAATAATATCTTTATCGATAATTGTTCCTTTTAGATTACTAGATTTTACTTTAATATCTGCAACTAATTCACCATTGATGACTTTTTCATTTAGTAGTGATATATTTGCATTCATTGATTTAAGTACTCTAATAATACCATCTCTGGTAGGATTAATACCGACATCCCTAATAAGTAACTCAGAGTTCTTGGTTATTAAACAAGCTACTATTAAAAATGCAGCAGATGAAATATCACCAGGAACAATAATATCTTTTCCATACAATTCTGCAACAGGTGTACTGATTATAGTAGAATCATGTATTGTAATATTACCTCCGAAATAGTTAAGCATTAATTCGGTATGATTCCTTGATAGTGCAGGTTCTATTATTTTGGTTTCATTCTCTGTATATAAGCTTGCTAGAATGATACAAGATTTAACTTGTGCACTAGAAACTAGGGATTCATAAGTTATATTATGCAGGTTCGAACCAGTAATTTTTAATGGAGCTTTATCATTATTTCCTATAGAAACTATATTAGCACCCATTTTGGTTAAAGGTTCAATGATTCGTCTCATAGGTCTTGATTTAATTGAATCATCACCAGTTAAAATACAATCAAATTCTTGTGGAGCTAATAATCCGGATAAAAGTCTAAGAGTAGTTCCGCTATTACCTACGTATAACTCTTTATTGGGTTTTTTTAGACCATGCAATCCTTTTCCGTGAACGGTGACGAGAGAATCGTCAATATCTATAGTAATACCCATTTCTCTAAAACATGAAATGGTACTTAGACAATCTTCACCCATCAAAAAACCCTTTATATTAGTTATTCCTTTTGATAAGGCACCTAGCATTATTGCTCTATGGGAGATAGATTTATCTCCAGGTACACATACGTTACCTTTTATATTTTTTATGGAATTTATAATCATATTTTCCTCCAGTAATTTATATAGTCTAGATATAGATGTTGTAGTTCATATTTGTTAGTAGTTTTATACTTTCATTTTGACTATCTATGTCATAGAATATAATTTCAAGGACACCTTGTTGATGTTCCCTATTATTGTTAATACCTATATTTTTTATATTAATATTATTTTTGCTTAATAATGAAGCAATTTCAGCTATGATACCAGGTTTATCTATAACATCTACAGTGATCTTATAAGATTTCATTATAAATCCAGTATTTTTATCTGAGAATGTATTTCTATAATCCCTGGATAAAGAAAAGAATGAATGTATTGCTTCACTATCACAATTACATATATTTTCTTTTATCATATTAAGTTCCTGTTGGAATTTATCTATAACTTTAATTATTTGCTTATTATTAGTTAAACATATTTGCTGCCACATTGCTGGGGAAGAAGATGCTATTCTTGTTATATCTTTGAATCCTCCAGCTGCTAATGTATGCATATGTTTATCAGGAGTATCAAGTTTGGATACCACATTAACAAGAGTAGAAGCTATAACATGTGGAACATGACTAATTGTAGCTGTAACAAAATCATGTTCAGATGGTTCGATTACAACAGGTAAAGCTCCTAATTCAGTAATGAATATTTGTAATATATCTATTTTATCTTTTGACGTGTCTGGCAGCGGAGTTAATATATAATAAGCATTCTCAAACAAATGCCTATCAGCAGCAGATATTCCGCTTTTTTCTGATCCTGTCATTGGATGGCCACCAATAAAATTATTACAATTCATATCTAAAGCAGCGGTTATTATTTTTTCTTTGGTACTTGAAACATCAGTAATTATACAATTATTATTGATTATTGGTAATAGTTTATTCATAGCATGTATATTATTTTCCACTGGTGCACATAAAAAAATAATCTGGCAATCCCGAAAATTATTATTGATTTCAGTAGTATATTGGTCAATAATGTTTTCTTTCATAGCTTTTTCAAGTGAAGTTATTTTAATGTCAT contains:
- a CDS encoding cation diffusion facilitator family transporter — its product is MNNMTKYTKIKRVALSGILGNIFLLVIKLIIGFFTKSQAMIADGLNSAGDVFASTITFIGNKISSTPEDDEHPYGHGKAEYIFSMIISFSLFFVAFSIFKMSVDSLINKQEFTYSPWLIYVALAAIVVKLVLFFYSINIGRKYNSLLAIANAQDHRNDIFLSSLTLLSVILGHYNIYFVDGIVGVLISLWIAYTGVSIFNQSYSVLMDTNIDSKVKKEMEKRIMDIEGLDHVDNINSKPIGLNFILIVKISVDANMTVYEGHSISAQIKKSLMEFDHIEDVVVHVNPAQYHR
- a CDS encoding HD-GYP domain-containing protein; translated protein: MRFVPVNGLMEGMYVGKSLYDKNSQLLLSKGSIIQKSYIDKIYEMGYQGLYVEDYISADIEVKDVISDELRRNTVRTVKNVFIETHDNKKTKKNSNNIDQTKCMITNIVDEILENKDTLVNLIDLKMFDDYTFYHCVNVAVLSIVLGTSVGLNKNNLYNLGLGAILHDIGKMFIDSSILNKKGKLTDEEYKFIQKHSEYGYNYLKETYEIPLSSYIGVLQHHERYDGTGYPLNRCKEDISLFGRIICIADVYDALTSTRPYREALLPSEAIEYIMANGGVMFDINLTKKFVKKVAPFPIGTCVELSNRYKGIVVENYEEACLRPKIKIIVDDNSKKVDTFYYNLKDDKNLRNVTITSITNLN
- a CDS encoding 6-phosphofructokinase gives rise to the protein MSNCLIAQSGGPTSVINASLSGVISSSIENPNIHTVYGSINGIQGILNHNLINLTSVFADSKDKLEILKTTPSMFLGSCRYKLPEASEDETEYKLIFDILEHKKIKYFFYIGGNDSMDTVLKLSKYAKNNNKDLTVIGIPKTIDNDLFGTDHTPGFGSAAKFVATTLLEISYDTYIYDIPSVTIVEIMGRNAGWLTAAAALARTEHNSSPDLIYLPEVPFSIYDFLNSLKQIQKTKKNIIVAVSEGIKDKDRNYISSCENSLDDCFGHAKLSGTGKTLEHIVSRSLGCKVRSIELNVLQRSAMHIASLQDINEAFLVGAKAVEYAVKGITGKMVTLIRTNNEPYTYIIDYVDIEKVANKEKLIPIKWIAENNGDVSEQLIEYISPLIYGEPNIRYKQGLPVYLDINHLINK
- a CDS encoding SGNH/GDSL hydrolase family protein; its protein translation is MIKTTIVGFGDSISNGYGIGKAHSYINRLEKYIPSYYPSIYWNIVNSSKNGITTREALQSVETSVLVHQPNIVLIQFGTNDCANNNKYRSLEEFEGNLEKIICRIIEHNNRTGLNNCIPIPIMITPPPVNETIAKPLRNNSRLNQYVHIIKTVSKDYNCPIIDFFGKMINQDNYEKFISEDGVHLNEDGYDLLFDTVFAEFTKYINFQGVLKERTMGKIDATPQKR
- the aroA gene encoding 3-phosphoshikimate 1-carboxyvinyltransferase; the protein is MIINSIKNIKGNVCVPGDKSISHRAIMLGALSKGITNIKGFLMGEDCLSTISCFREMGITIDIDDSLVTVHGKGLHGLKKPNKELYVGNSGTTLRLLSGLLAPQEFDCILTGDDSIKSRPMRRIIEPLTKMGANIVSIGNNDKAPLKITGSNLHNITYESLVSSAQVKSCIILASLYTENETKIIEPALSRNHTELMLNYFGGNITIHDSTIISTPVAELYGKDIIVPGDISSAAFLIVACLITKNSELLIRDVGINPTRDGIIRVLKSMNANISLLNEKVINGELVADIKVKSSNLKGTIIDKDIIPTLIDEIPVIAVAACFAEGKTIIKDAAELKVKESNRIEAMVTELSKMNADILATEDGMIISHSPQLTGTTVNSYNDHRVAMSLAVAGLAAQGTTEILDSSCIDISFPSFYDLLKNISNL